A part of Chanos chanos chromosome 9, fChaCha1.1, whole genome shotgun sequence genomic DNA contains:
- the LOC115821665 gene encoding neuronal pentraxin-1 → MELVSRQTRHAPGPKRILPLLLFLSSSSLSVGVGSSMPGSEYDYGSHTRFICTPIPADADPGCFPNPGGGPAGSGPGSGHHGGGPGGNGWWGMSEEAKATILHLRESLVQQKETILDQRETIRELTAKLTLCEGFGRGVSASDDDRRHGPTHPAHHALPHHAYPPDGGHHGNHASEPHYGGVGGHHQRGKTAALTDKHATGEMSALPLSTPEQMGRMLQSLKERLDNLETRNTSTTYSSSLKDLLQRKINALEQQLQHYTSSTNQHDYDSGHHGDDHADGHHDDVHHSDHHDDSHRDDSHHHDDGHHEDGHHDDGHHEESHPDDGDHDDAHHDDTHHDDGHHDSHHNDSDHSDDHHDDEEHHDDEEHHDNEADGYDYPRTSYQSQGHRNTFNGVHSKLDAVLNHLQNRLSDTGLRRKGAASESFQIGFPMRTNYMYGRVKRTLLHEIFAFTLCLWLKGGAGPGLGTPFSYSAPGQANELVLIEWGSNPMELLINDQAVTLPLSLSDSKWHHVCVTWSTRDGLWEAYQDGVKRGSGDSLSPWHPIKPGGVFILGQEQDTLGGRFDATQAFVGEISDVQMWSHVLTPHDIYGLASCGGHMTGDVIAWAESVVELHGGVTKYPFDPCY, encoded by the exons atggagCTTGTTTCACGCCAAACACGTCACGCTCCTGGACCCAAAAGgattcttcctctcctcctcttcctctcctcctcgtCGCTCTCCGTCGGCGTTGGCAGCTCAATGCCCGGATCGGAATATGACTACGGTTCCCACACCAGGTTCATCTGCACCCCCATTCCGGCCGACGCCGACCCCGGCTGTTTCCCGAACCCGGGAGGTGGTCCTGCAGGCTCCGGGCCCGGCAGCGGTCACCACGGCGGTGGGCCGGGCGGCAACGGTTGGTGGGGGATGTCGGAGGAGGCGAAGGCGACTATCCTACACCTGCGGGAGAGCCTAGTCCAGCAAAAAGAGACCATACTGGACCAGAGAGAGACCATACGCGAACTGACCGCCAAGCTGACCCTCTGCGAAGGTTTCGGCCGCGGCGTTAGCGCCAGCGACGACGACCGCCGCCACGGCCCTACCCACCCGGCTCACCACGCCCTCCCGCACCACGCCTACCCGCCCGACGGCGGTCACCACGGCAACCACGCGTCGGAGCCGCACTACGGCGGGGTCGGGGGTCACCACCAGCGGGGCAAGACGGCGGCGCTAACAGACAAACACGCGACGGGGGAAATGTCAGCCCTTCCTCTGTCCACGCCAGAGCAAATGGGCAGAATGTTACAGTCCCTGAAAGAACGACTGGACAACCTGGAG ACGCGGAACACCTCCACCACCTACTCCAGTTCCCTCAAAGACCTGTTACAACGCAAGATCAATGCCCTggagcagcagctgcagcaTTACACGTCATCTACCAATCAGCACGACTACGACAGTGGTCACCACGGCGATGACCATGCTGATGGCCACCATGATGACGTGCACCACAGCGATCACCACGATGACAGTCACCGCGACGACAGCCACCACCACGACGACGGTCACCATGAAGATGGTCACCATGATGACGGTCATCACGAAGAAAGTCACCCTGACGACGGTGATCATGACGACGCTCATCACGACGACACTCACCACGACGACGGTCACCATGACAGTCACCACAACGACAGCGATCACAGCGATGATCACCACGACGACGAGGAGCACCACGACGACGAGGAGCACCACGACAACGAGGCAGATGGATATGACTATCCAAGGACGTCCTATCAGTCACAGGGACACAGGAATACGTTCAACGGGGTGCATAGCAAACTGGATGCTGTTCTGAATCACCTGCAAAACAGGCTTTCAGACACAG GCCTGCGGAGGAAGGGTGCTGCCTCAGAGTCGTTCCAGATCGGTTTCCCCATGCGCACCAACTACATGTACGGCCGCGTGAAGCGGACGCTGCTCCACGAGATCTTTGCCTTCACGCTGTGTCTGTGGCTGAAGGGAGGAGCAGGACCTGGACTGGGAACCCCCTTCTCTTACTCAGCACCCGGACAGGCCAATGAACTGGTGCTCATAGAGTGGGGCAGTAACCCTATGGAACTACTCATCAACGACCag gcggtGACGCTGCCCCTCTCTCTGAGCGACAGTAAGTGGCATCACGTGTGTGTGACGTGGTCGACACGCGACGGCCTGTGGGAGGCGTATCAGGACGGAGTGAAGAGAGGCTCCGGCGACAGTCTCTCCCCCTGGCACCCCATCAAACCCGGGGGAGTCTTCATCCTCGGACAGGAacag GATACGCTGGGCGGTCGTTTCGACGCCACGCAGGCGTTTGTGGGCGAGATCTCCGACGTGCAGATGTGGTCTCACGTCCTCACCCCTCACGACATCTACGGCCTGGCGTCCTGCGGCGGTCACATGACCGGCGACGTCATCGCCTGGGCGGAGTCCGTCGTGGAGCTGCACGGCGGAGTCACCAAGTACCCCTTTGACCCCTGCTACTGA